From Trichoderma atroviride chromosome 1, complete sequence, one genomic window encodes:
- a CDS encoding uncharacterized protein (EggNog:ENOG41) codes for MPVQLLPASAAAFAPRASSVNVVLGSRVEPWLTQTLKRVNRVKRPLNSIPQHHRCLTETLSSPNAIWTLASLMFPKLPQAEMPEDPTENLFSHQLIHIEAYIVHVDMVLRNEVAYKLTVETIDALVEYHKDIYCVDAKANTYEWSEKEQQCKKLHDDFVQAVNKYVFRTHVSALEGLEEEGAGELLNGKSEEVKMSLMKLMKPLLPPPPRVVEVIRQPPLLPSSPLANMWTQAGPPHIIPAAVEPWQVLPSSPSVTSSVDSVNTPIWANMGMSDVQLPSPTPSFSYPHSTAELFFSPPIMTPIPALPLPSVYAPSQCGVSVGMGMGGFGWDRYQEYAATM; via the coding sequence ATGCCGGTCCAACTTCTGCCGGCCTCAGCCGCTGCCTTTGCCCCCAGGGCTTCATCCGTCAACGTCGTCCTGGGCTCAAGGGTTGAGCCATGGCTTACTCAGACACTCAAGCGCGTCAACCGGGTCAAGCGTCCTCTCAACAGCATTCCTCAGCACCATCGATGCCTTACCGAGACTCTGTCATCGCCAAATGCCATCTGGACCCTGGCCTCATTAATGTTCCCCAAGCTGCCCCAAGCCGAGATGCCAGAGGACCCCACAGAGAATCTCTTCAGCCATCAGCTCATCCACATCGAGGCCTACATCGTTCACGTCGACATGGTCCTGCGCAACGAGGTTGCCTACAAGCTCACCGTCGAAACCATTGACGCCCTCGTCGAGTACCACAAGGACATTTACTGCGTTGATGCCAAGGCGAATACCTACGAGTGGTCTGAGAAGGAGCAGCAGTGCAAGAAGCTGCATGACGACTTTGTGCAGGCTGTCAACAAGTATGTTTTCCGCACACATGTCTCTGCCCTGGAAGGTcttgaggaggagggtgCTGGCGAGCTGCTCAACGGAAAGAGCGAGGAAGTCAAGATGAGCCTCATGAAACTGATGAAGCCGCTtctgcctcctcctcctcgtgtTGTCGAAGTCATTCGACAgccgcctctgctgcccAGCTCTCCTCTCGCCAACATGTGGACACAAGCTGGCCCTCCTCACATCATCCCTGCCGCCGTTGAGCCTTGGCAAGTGTTGCCCTCAAGCCCCAGCGTTACTTCATCTGTCGACTCGGTCAACACTCCCATCTGGGCCAACATGGGCATGAGCGATGTCCAGCTGCCGTCTCCCACGCCTTCGTTTAGCTACCCGCACTCCACTGCCGAGCTTTTCTTCAGCCCGCCAATCATGACGCCCattcctgctcttcctctcccgAGTGTCTATGCGCCGTCACAATGCGGTGTCAGCGTcggcatgggcatgggcgGCTTTGGCTGGGATCGCTACCAAGAGTACGCCGCGACAATGTGA
- a CDS encoding uncharacterized protein (EggNog:ENOG41~CAZy:AA3): protein MAEPLTAPVPVTLPPPPPTDFMTADQWETLWAILDGVLPSIAPASAVTDKDTQIAIPDDEFNGLIDKVRSSLDGAPSRDEIAEFLAFRPSEHPAFRQDCIRGLGISPARAKLAGVLGTLGTHAGSLLLTGYWSPITQQPTNAREAIIKSWTTSRLSTFRALAKSMVALAGKANSTTNPYLHKISGYPDVPKDWKPAEGYDYVFLQVPPAAAGKEDDVHEITTDVVIVGSGPGGGVCAKNLAEAGHEVLVVDKGYHFHPTYLPMPQSAGLEYLFDHSGAYVSEDTSISMTSGSCWGGGGSVNWSVCFKLQDYVRKEWADEGLPLFASAEFDECMDRVWDFIGAGSEAIRHNFSNNKLLDGCKKLGWHAGVAPQNTANKEHYCGHCHLGCGLGEKMGPAQAWLPAAAEAGADFMEGFTVEKVLFDEDGVTAIGVQGSWLSRDEQGGLHKGIGDRTQRKVVIKAKKVILSAGTFWSPVILMKSGVENPQLGRNLHLHPVNFLMAVNRQEIRPWEGGIITSWSGEFENLDGKGHGVKLEPLCMMVSIIK from the exons ATGGCGGAACCACTCACGGCACCCGTGCCAGTCACGCTCCCTCCGCCACCACCCACCGACTTCATGACCGCCGATCAATGGGAGACGCTCTGGGCCATCCTCGACGGCGTCTTGCCGTCCATCGCGCCTGCATCTGCCGTCACGGACAAGGACACGCAGATTGCCATTCCCGACGACGAATTCAACGGCCTCATAGACAAGGTCCGCAGCTCGCTGGACGGTGCTCCAAGCCGAGACGAGATTGCAGAGTTTCTCGCTTTCCGGCCGTCTGAGCATCCCGCGTTCCGCCAGGACTGTATACGGGGCTTAGGCATATCGCCGGCGAGGGCCAAGCTTGCGGGAGTCCTAGGAACACTAGG aacaCACGCCGGAAGCCTGCTCTTAACAGGCTACTGGAGCCCCATCACCCAACAGCCCACAAACGCCCGCGAAGCCATCATCAAATCATGGACCACCTCTCGCCTTTCCACATTCCGCGCTCTCGCAAAGTCCATGGTCGCCCTGGCCGGAAAGGCAAACAGCACCACCAACCCGTACCTCCATAAAATCTCGGGATACCCCGACGTCCCCAAAGACTGGAAGCCCGCGGAAGGGTACGACTATGTGTTCCTTCAGGTACCCCCCGCTGCTGCCGGTAAAGAGGACGACGTGCACGAAATCACCACCGACGTCGTCATTGTCGGTTCAGGCCCCGGGGGTGGCGTCTGCGCCAAGAATCTCGCCGAGGCAGGGCACGAggtcctcgtcgtcgacaaGGGATACCACTTCCACCCTACTTACCTGCCCATGCCACAGAGCGCCGGGCTCGAGTATCTGTTCGACCATAGCGGCGCCTATGTGAGCGAGGACACGAGCATCTCCATGACATCGGGCAGCTGCTGgggtggcggcggctcagTCAACTGGAGCGTGTGCTTCAAGCTCCAGGACTACGTCCGCAAGGAATGGGCCGATGAGGGTCTCCCGCTCTTCGCGTCGGCCGAATTCGACGAGTGCATGGACCGCGTGTGGGACTTTATTGGCGCCGGGTCCGAGGCCATCCGCCACAACTtcagcaacaacaagctgctggacgGATGTAAGAAGCTGGGCTGGCACGCAGGCGTCGCTCCCCAGAACACCGCCAACAAGGAGCACTACTgcggccattgccatttGGGCTGTGGCCTGGGAGAGAAAATGGGGCCGGCACAGGCCTGGCTGCCCGCTGCAGCCGAAGCTGGTGCCGATTTCATGGAGGGCTTCACTGTCGAAAAGGTGCTCtttgatgaggatggagTGACGGCAATAGGAGTCCAAGGCTCGTGGCTAAGTAGGGACGAGCAAGGTGGCCTTCACAAGGGTATCGGAGATCGTACGCAGAGAAAGGTTGTCatcaaggcaaagaaagTCATCTTGTCCGCTGGGACTTTCTGGAGCCCCGTCATCCTGATGAAGAGCGGTGTTGAG AATCCGCAGCTTGGACGTAATCTTCACCTCCATCCCGTCaacttcttgatggctgtgAATCGACAAGAGATTCGGCCATGGGAAGGTGGCATCATCACAAGCTGGAGTGGTGAGTTTGAAAACCTCGATGGCAAGGGGCACGGTGTCAAGCTGGAGCCGTTATGCATGATGGTGAGTATCATCAAATAG
- a CDS encoding uncharacterized protein (EggNog:ENOG41~BUSCO:EOG092D03LV), which translates to MPSLLIPEHVDLLGNPNPVLKWLEDQDVESQQSYAQNIFDTILGEAAQPRSVSGNACVRLCGFVERASKSESQALQPWAFSRDVAFRLYDFYIDWNEFDHHRSMRLVLDLIAQLLRRNPDKEAALHIRNSLLENLVSIVIGRSTKPVAKSALKTLDYFLLKGVFTLDDVKATHLSYHEELANATDIEIWRVFTTELLQWTRLHFICPAAGKFIVSLFRALRQRGHEDSTGLGIDTWHKWLLDFLSEEPTLLENFKNYIFSPLFKADRPESLKFLQHVNRNESGSAITAGSDDFGASALLTLAALEMGKKVGLVEEPYIGSDQSVEDNSSITLQENALESVLTHPSHEVRTSALSLLISSPSTTRPYSATTLDLLKRHLATFFADPDAKFRVDVCARSRDMFKRVRGAISVLNKSIPRARAKARKNASKDSASQPALYRTNILSWSESELVSCLDYHEKFLHWYLRFLCAELSPTASYQRHITSLKSLISIFRMEGERSKTWETADDQQLFFDHFDGKWARVLADLVMDPFDDVREIASLAMAQAYADKRYQNFTLNSAGSEQKPSKELQELLHRAEKVSVRTARADHSDGVARASQLVYKFLDTEDERLGLLSKLVDTLHQKISRAESDLGQAVLDQPLHSTFAALGFTWQAVSEKKLSQSEADAAIVLQERMIFCCERVWRAVRDVLCDDSPEGHLPEEMEDMEGLDTKGLLSYSFRAVHESSNLMRTIVQSMRNQSREGLLTPTRKAFEAIGNLSFTQLANLRHRGAFTTVAATFATCCQLTKHFSSFEGEVSLLEGWYQGTLKEIFSQRSTTRRSAGIPSMMTGILSANAASPSFEDAMAKLIEIASIEAHVVETDGSNLPQVHAYNCLKDIFKNSLLTSMGNKSEKYLPQCLELAASGLRSEIWAIRNCGLIFLRSLIDSLFGSQESKAMIEAGWDGKANRIPYHRYPTLPTVLASLLKSGHTMVTSANATSSAESVFPALDIIRRAGPPDLLRDEIQIYVAAYLSSPVWHVREIAARTLCSCLLHDKWLSVVQDLLRKALNDKTTNSQNHVHGVLLSLKFLIERFNEVALDRLMGIYKVQQKIKSYPLYLLTNF; encoded by the exons ATGCCGAGTCTACTTATTCCTGAGCATGTTGATCTGCTCGGTAACCCGAATCCTGTTTTGAAGTGGCTTGAAGACCAGGATGTGGAAAGCCAACAGAG TTATGCCCAAAACATCTTCGATACCATTCTTGGGGAAGCCGCTCAACCCAGATCCGTCTCAGGCAACGCCTGTGTGAGGCTTTGCGGCTTTGTGGAGAGGGCTTCCAAATCTGAGTCACAGGCGCTCCAGCCTTGGGCCTTTTCTCGGGATGTAGCTTTTCGGCTGTACGACTTCTACATTGATTGGAATGAGTTTGATCATCATCGATCCATGAGGCTTGTTCTAGACTTGATAGCGCAGCTTCTCCGGAGAAATCCTGATAAGGAAGCGGCTCTGCACATACGAAATTCCCTCCTGGAGAATCTTGTCTCCATCGTAATCGGCCGTTCTACTAAACCTGTGGCCAAGTCAGCGCTCAAGACTCTTGACTACTTCCTACTCAAAGGAGTTTTCACCTTGGATGACGTCAAAGCAACTCATCTCTCATATCATGAAGAATTAGCCAATGCTACGGATATTGAGATATGGAGGGTCTTCACGACAGAGCTGCTACAATGGACTCGGTTACACTTTATTTGCCCTGCAGCTGGCAAGTTCATAGTAAGCCTGTTCCGTGCTCTAAGACAAAGGGGCCATGAAGACTCCACAGGCTTGGGTATAGATACATGGCATAAGTGGCTGCTCGACTTTCTGTCTGAAGAACCGACTCTATTGGAGAACTTCAAAAATTACATATTCTCTCCCCTCTTCAAGGCCGATAGACCGGAGAGTCTGAAGTTTCTGCAGCATGTGAACCGGAATGAGTCCGGCTCTGCTATCACAGCTGGTTCTGATGATTTTGGCGCAAGTGCGCTCCTCACTCTGGCTGCTTTGGAAATGGGAAAGAAAGTTGGGCTTGTTGAAGAACCAT ATATTGGCAGCGACCAGTCAGTCGAGGACAATTCATCCATCACTCTGCAAGAAAACGCCCTTGAGAGCGTTCTGACGCATCCCTCCCACGAGGTTCGGACATCAGCACTCAGTCTTCTCATTAGCTCCCCGTCGACAACACGACCATACTCGGCTACCACTTTGGACCTCCTCAAAAGACATCTAGCCACATTCTTTGCCGATCCAGATGCAAAGTTCCGAGTAGATGTATGTGCTCGATCAAGGGACATGTTCAAAAGAGTTCGTGGCGCAATCTCGGTATTGAACAAGAGCATTCCGCGAGCAAGGGCAAAGGCCAGAAAAAATGCCTCGAAAGattcagccagccagccagcattGTATCGCACTAACATACTTTCATGGTCAGAGTCTGAGTTGGTATCTTGCCTGGACTACCATGAGAAATTCCTTCACTGGTATTTGAGATTTCTATGTGCCGAATTATCACCTACTGCTTCTTATCAGCGACATATTACATCTCTCAAGAGCTTGATATCGATATTCCGTATGGAAGGAGAACGATCTAAGACTTGGGAGACAGCGGATGACCAGCAACTATTCTTCGACCATTTCGATGGGAAGTGGGCTCGAGTGCTCGCAGATCTAGTAATGGATCCCTTCGACGATGTCCGGGAGATTGCCTCGTTAGCGATGGCCCAGGCTTATGCTGATAAAAGATATCAAAATTTTACTCTTAACTCTGCAGGGTCAGAGCAAAAACCTTCAAAGGAACTTCAGGAGCTTTTACACCGAGCTGAAAAGGTGTCAGTTCGGACTGCTAGAGCTGATCACTCTGATGGTGTCGCCAGAGCCTCACAGCTAGTATACAAATTTTTAGACACTGAAGATGAGCGACTAGGACTTCTTTCAAAGCTTGTCGATACACTACACCAAAAGATTTCAAGAGCAGAGTCAGACTTGGGGCAAGCTGTTCTAGATCAGCCACTACACAGTACGTTTGCAGCACTGGGCTTCACCTGGCAGGCTGTTTCTGAAAAGAAACTGTCGCAGTCTGAGGCAGACGCTGCTATTGTACTGCAGGAGAGGATGATTTTTTGCTGTGAGCGAGTGTGGAGAGCTGTGCGCGATGTTCTTTGCGATGACTCTCCTGAAGGTCATCTGCctgaagagatggaagacatGGAAGGCCTCGACACAAAGGGTCTTTTGAGCTATAGTTTCCGTGCTGTCCATGAGTCAAG TAATCTTATGCGGACGATTGTGCAGAGTATGAGAAATCAATCCCGAGAGGGGCTCCTGACTCCAACGCGAAAAGCCTTTGAGGCCATTGGAAATTTATCATTTACGCAGCTGGCCAACCTAAGGCATCGCGGCGCATTCACCACAGTTGCTGCGACATTTGCGACGTGCTGCCAGTTGACTAAACATTTTAGTTCCTTTGAGGGCGAAGTATCTCTGCTGGAGGGTTGGTACCAG GGCACCTTGAAGGAAATCTTTAGCCAGAGATCCACTACTCGACGATCTGCTGGTATACCGTCCATGATGACGGGAATTCTATCTGCGAATGCAGCTAGCCCATCATTTGAAGATGCCATGGCCAAACTCATCGAAATTGCTAGTATCGAGGCGCATGTGGTAGAGACAGACGGATCCAATCTGCCGCAAGTTCACGCCTATAACTGTCTCAAAGATATTTTCAAAAATTCGCTGCTCACATCCATGGGCAACAAATCTGAAAAGTATCTTCCCCAGTGTCTCGAGCTGGCTGCTAGCGGGCTCCGGTCAGAGATTTGGGCCATCCGTAACTGTGGCTTGATCTTTCTTCGCAGCTTAATCGACAGTCTCTTTGGCTCTCAGGAGAGCAAAGCGATGATTGAAGCTGGCTGGGACGGAAAGGCCAACCGAATCCCCTACCACCGCTATCCTACCCTTCCGACAGTACTCGCAAGTCTCCTTAAATCGGGTCATACAATGGTGACTTCAGCAAATGCAACCTCGTCTGCCGAATCTGTCTTTCCGGCCTTGGACATTATTCGTCGAGCAGGACCGCCCGATCTACTGCGAGATGAGATCCAGATTTATGTTGCCGCCTATCTCTCGAGCCCTGTATGGCATGTCCGTGAGATAGCTGCCAGGACTCTCTGCTCTTGTCTATTACACGACAAATGGCTTAGTGTCGTCCAAGATTTGCTTCGCAAGGCGTTGAATGACAAAACTACCAATAGCCAAAACCATGTACACGGTGTTTTGCTCTCCCTCAAATTCCTCATTGAAAGATTCAATGAGGTGGCGCTGGATCGCCTTATgggtatatataaagttCAACAGAAAATCAAATCATATCCATTGTATTTACTGACAAATTTCTAG
- a CDS encoding 60S ribosomal protein uL1 (BUSCO:EOG092D3XVK): MSKISVANVRTQVGELLEYSNETKKRNFLETVELQIGLKNYDPQRDKRFSGTIRLPSIPRPNMAICILGDQHDLDRAKHGGVDAMSADDLKKLNKNKKLIKKLARKYDAFIASDALIKQIPRLLGPGLSKAGKFPTPVSHADDLTGKINEVKSTIKFQLKKVLCMGVAVGNVGMEQEQLVGNIMLAINYLVSLLKKGWQNVGSLTIKASMSPPKRLY, encoded by the exons ATGTCTAAGATCTCAGTCG CCAACGTCCGGACGCAAGTCGGAGAGCTCCTTGAGTACTCCAACGAGACCAAGAAGCGCAACTTCCTCGAGACCGTCGAGCTCCAGATCGGCCTCAAGAACTATGACCCCCAGCGTGACAAGCGTTTCTCCGGCACCATCCGCCTGCCTTCCATCCCCCGCCCCAACATGGCCATCTGCATCCTCGGTGACCAGCACGATCTCGATCGTGCCAAGCACGGCGGTGTCGACGCCATGTCTGCCGatgacttgaagaagctcaacaagaacaagaagctcatcaagaagcttgcTCGCAAGTACGATGCCTTCATTGCTTCCGATGCTCTCATCAAGCAGATCCCCCGTCTCCTGGGTCCTGGTCTCTCCAAGG CCGGAAAGTTCCCTACTCCCGTCTCCCACGCTGATGACCTGACTGGCAAGATCAACGAGGTCAAGTCCACCATCAAGTTCCAGCTCAAGAAGGTTCTCTGCATGGGTGTCGCCGTCGGCAACGTCGGTatggagcaggagcagcttgttggcAACATCATGCTTGCCATCAACTACCTGGTCTCTCTCTTGAAGAAGGGCTGGCAGAACGTTGGAAGCCTTACCATCAAGGCTTCCATGTCTCCTCCCAAGCGCCTCTACTAA
- a CDS encoding uncharacterized protein (BUSCO:EOG092D49VZ) — translation MAEAKPASQKIWLISNDNATMEVDRVVVERSMLLKNMLEDLSHTDITQDNPIPIPNVNEAVLRKVVEWCEHHRNDPVTTPDDESDARKKTTDIEEWDQKFMQVDQEMLFEIILASNFLDIKPLLDVGCKTVANMIKGKSPEEIRKTFNITNDFSAEEEEQIRRENEWAEDR, via the exons ATGGCAGAGGCAAAGCCCGCGTCCCAGAAGATCTGGCTGATCTCCAATGACAACGCCACCATGGAAGTCG ACCGTGTCGTGGTCGAACGCTCCATGCTTTTGAAGAACATGTTGGAGGATTTGAGCCATACCGACATCACCCAGGACAACCCTATTCCCATCCCCAAT GTCAATGAAGCAGTCCTGCGAAAGGTCGTTGAGTGGTGCGAGCACCACCGCAACGATCCCGTCACGACTCCCGATGACGAGTCGGATGCCCGCAAGAAGACGACCGATATCGAGGAATGGGACCAGAAGTTCATGCAGGTGGATCAAGAAATGCTCTTTGAGATTATTCTT GCATCCAATTTCCTTGATATCAAGCCTCTTCTCGACGTCGGCTGCAAGACTGTAGCCAACATGATCAAGGGCAAGTCTCCCGAGGAGATCCGCAAGACTTTCAACATTACAAACGATTTCTCcgccgaagaggaagagcagatCCGTCGTGAGAACGAATGGGCTGAGGACCGATAA
- a CDS encoding uncharacterized protein (EggNog:ENOG41), producing MAEPLTAPVPVTLPPPPPTDFMTADQWETLWAILDGVLPSIAPASAVTDKDTQIAIPDDEFNGLIDKVRSSLDGAPSRDEIAEFLAFRPSEHPAFRQDCIRGLGISPARAKLAGVLGTLGTHAGSLLLTGYWSPITQQPTNAREAIIKSWTTSRLSTFRALAKSMVALAGKANSTTNPYLHKISGYPDVPKDWKPAEGYDYVFLQVPPAAAGKEDDVHEITTDVVIVGSGPGGGVCAKNLAEAGHEVLVVDKGYHFHPTYLPMPQSAGLEYLFDHSGAYVSEDTSISMTSGSCWGGGGSVNWSVCFKLQDYVRKEWADEGLPLFASAEFDECMDRVWDFIGAGSEAIRHNFSNNKLLDGCKKLGWHAGVAPQNTANKEHYCGHCHLGCGLGEKMGPAQAWLPAAAEAGADFMEGFTVEKVLFDEDGVTAIGVQGSWLSRDEQGGLHKGIGDRTQRKVVIKAKKVILSAGTFWSPVILMKSGVENPQLGRNLHLHPVNFLMAVNRQEIRPWEGGIITSWSGEFENLDGKGHGVKLEPLCMMPYMAFSLQSWSSGLDTKLFTMRYRHINNFISLARDRDSGRVFVDPETGEPRIEYSPSDFDRENNLEGVIGLAKIAYVGGATEIRAHIYGLPPFIPNASEQAKHVQDKDPEFTDAAFGKWLQHLRTLGNKPPVSAFGSAHQMGTCRMSASNESGVVDERGSVWGKKNLYVADSSVFPSASGVNPMVTVMSIADWISRGVSKEL from the exons ATGGCGGAACCACTCACGGCACCCGTGCCAGTCACGCTCCCTCCGCCACCACCCACCGACTTCATGACCGCCGATCAATGGGAGACGCTCTGGGCCATCCTCGACGGCGTCTTGCCGTCCATCGCGCCTGCATCTGCCGTCACGGACAAGGACACGCAGATTGCCATTCCCGACGACGAATTCAACGGCCTCATAGACAAGGTCCGCAGCTCGCTGGACGGTGCTCCAAGCCGAGACGAGATTGCAGAGTTTCTCGCTTTCCGGCCGTCTGAGCATCCCGCGTTCCGCCAGGACTGTATACGGGGCTTAGGCATATCGCCGGCGAGGGCCAAGCTTGCGGGAGTCCTAGGAACACTAGG aacaCACGCCGGAAGCCTGCTCTTAACAGGCTACTGGAGCCCCATCACCCAACAGCCCACAAACGCCCGCGAAGCCATCATCAAATCATGGACCACCTCTCGCCTTTCCACATTCCGCGCTCTCGCAAAGTCCATGGTCGCCCTGGCCGGAAAGGCAAACAGCACCACCAACCCGTACCTCCATAAAATCTCGGGATACCCCGACGTCCCCAAAGACTGGAAGCCCGCGGAAGGGTACGACTATGTGTTCCTTCAGGTACCCCCCGCTGCTGCCGGTAAAGAGGACGACGTGCACGAAATCACCACCGACGTCGTCATTGTCGGTTCAGGCCCCGGGGGTGGCGTCTGCGCCAAGAATCTCGCCGAGGCAGGGCACGAggtcctcgtcgtcgacaaGGGATACCACTTCCACCCTACTTACCTGCCCATGCCACAGAGCGCCGGGCTCGAGTATCTGTTCGACCATAGCGGCGCCTATGTGAGCGAGGACACGAGCATCTCCATGACATCGGGCAGCTGCTGgggtggcggcggctcagTCAACTGGAGCGTGTGCTTCAAGCTCCAGGACTACGTCCGCAAGGAATGGGCCGATGAGGGTCTCCCGCTCTTCGCGTCGGCCGAATTCGACGAGTGCATGGACCGCGTGTGGGACTTTATTGGCGCCGGGTCCGAGGCCATCCGCCACAACTtcagcaacaacaagctgctggacgGATGTAAGAAGCTGGGCTGGCACGCAGGCGTCGCTCCCCAGAACACCGCCAACAAGGAGCACTACTgcggccattgccatttGGGCTGTGGCCTGGGAGAGAAAATGGGGCCGGCACAGGCCTGGCTGCCCGCTGCAGCCGAAGCTGGTGCCGATTTCATGGAGGGCTTCACTGTCGAAAAGGTGCTCtttgatgaggatggagTGACGGCAATAGGAGTCCAAGGCTCGTGGCTAAGTAGGGACGAGCAAGGTGGCCTTCACAAGGGTATCGGAGATCGTACGCAGAGAAAGGTTGTCatcaaggcaaagaaagTCATCTTGTCCGCTGGGACTTTCTGGAGCCCCGTCATCCTGATGAAGAGCGGTGTTGAG AATCCGCAGCTTGGACGTAATCTTCACCTCCATCCCGTCaacttcttgatggctgtgAATCGACAAGAGATTCGGCCATGGGAAGGTGGCATCATCACAAGCTGGAGTGGTGAGTTTGAAAACCTCGATGGCAAGGGGCACGGTGTCAAGCTGGAGCCGTTATGCATGATG CCATACATGGCGTTTTCACTACAAAGCTGGAGCAGCGGCCTTGATACCAAGCTCTTCACCATGAGATACCGGCACATAAACAACTTCATCTCACTGGCCCGTGATCGAGACTCTGGCCGAGTATTCGTCGACCCCGAGACGGGTGAGCCGCGAATTGAGTACTCACCATCTGATTTCGACCGCGAGAACAATCTAGAGGGAGTCATTGGCCTCGCCAAGATTGCCTACGTCGGTGGTGCGACAGAGATCCGAGCGCACATTTACGGCCTGCCGCCGTTTATACCCAACGCCTCCGAGCAAGCAAAGCACGTCCAAGACAAAGATCCCGAGTTCACAGATGCTGCTTTTGGCAAATGGTTACAGCACTTGCGCACTCTGGGCAACAAGCCGCCCGTGTCTGCCTTCGGGTCGGCGCACCAGATGGGAACGTGCCGAATGAGCGCCAGCAACGAGTCAGGCGTGGTTGATGAGAGGGGAAGCGTCTGGGGAAAGAAGAACCTGTATGTTGCAGACTCTAGCGTGTTCCCAAGCGCGAGCGGCGTCAACCCCATGGTCACGGTCATGTCCATTGCAGACTGGATTTCACGGGGTGTCTCTAAAGAGCTGTAG
- a CDS encoding uncharacterized protein (BUSCO:EOG092D2W25~CAZy:GT22~TransMembrane:7 (n3-11c16/17o26-45i65-84o113-141i148-168o212-232i237-254o284-303i)): MGFLCFCCVGFGLEMAKMATFPPVVVFWTLRFLMFLTSFVLEDWALDELINLDESVHRARQRRNALLLVASSYVTWTFQTHTFSNSVETLTVLWSLVLIKRITAPQSSILSSIVLGVVVVFGFFNRVTFPAFLILPGFWLLPHFWHKPFTVVALVLAALATAFIAIAIDTAFYTPEPITWTDLITNPVITPLNNLIYNSSTENLALHGLHPWYQHILANLPQLIGPAFVLIFFRPYVSLRLCSAISGIVVLSLIKHQEARFLLPAVPLILSSLQLPKNPTTNRIWTASWIIFNVFLGVLMGIYHQGGIVPGQVFMSKQPDATNVIWWKTYPPPYLASQRQK, translated from the exons ATGGGCTTCCTATGCTTTTGCTGCGTTGGCTTTGGGTTGgaaatggccaagatggcgacATTCCCCCCTGTTGTTGTCTTCTGGACGCTGAGGTTCTTGATGTTCTTGACAAGCTTTGTGCTTGAAGACTGGGCCCTTGACGAGTTAATCAACCTCGATGAATCAGTCCACAGGGCACGCCAGCGCCGtaatgctcttcttcttgttgcaTCGTCTTATGTGACTTGGACTTTTCAAACACACACCTTTTCCAACTCAGTCGAGACATTGACGGTCTTGTGGAGCTTGGTCTTGATAAAACGCATCACTGCTCCGCAA TCATCCATACTATCGTCTATTGTTTTGGGAGTGGTTGtcgtctttggcttcttcaaccGTGTTACCTTTCCGGCGTTTTTGATACTGCCTGGATTTTGGTTACTGCCTCATTTTTGGCACAA ACCTTTTACGGTGGTCGCTTTGGTTCTGGCCGCCCTTGCTACTGCTTTCATCGCTATTGCGATTGATACTGCTTTTTACACGCCGGAGCCCATTACTTGGACTGATCTAATCACGAATCCCGTTATTACGCCTCTTAACAACCTCATATATAATTCTTCCACCGAAAATCTGGCACTGCACGGTCTACACCCTTGGTATCAACATATCCTCGCCAATTTACCGCAGCTTATTGGACCGGCATTCGTCTTAATATTCTTTCGGCCTTATGTGTCTTTGAGACTGTGCTCGGCCATTTCTGGAATTGTCGTTCTATCTTTAATTAAACATCAAGAAGCACGATTCCTTTTGCCAGCTGTACCACTTATCTTATCATCCTTACAACTGCCGAAGAACCCAACAACTAATCGAATCTGGACAGCATCTTGGATTATATTCAATGTCTTCCTTGGCGTGCTCATGGGGATTTATCACCAAGGCGGTATTGTTCCTGGACAGGTATTTATGAGCAAACAGCCCGACGCCACAAATGTCATCTGGTGGAAGACATATCCTCCCCCCTATCTGGCTTCTCAACGGCAAAAATGA